One segment of Rosa chinensis cultivar Old Blush chromosome 6, RchiOBHm-V2, whole genome shotgun sequence DNA contains the following:
- the LOC112174348 gene encoding uncharacterized protein LOC112174348 encodes MADPYHRYAAPPERGSVANSNFPGYLSSEAPSLLSNHTFAPTDLRSYSSDFRLRDKSSWSVPYGVDDSVGSRVRSDSGVGVTAGSSLYDPLEDTYRNQRQDIAMRSMTPGVYGVDAVSVSVRGEPGLAVIAGAGFPSPLQAQTLLNQRHATGVGIGSSVSTDISRERSVPSRSGDGLPVLKGESNILFVDGLPTDCTRREVGHLFRPFIGFKEIKVVHKEPRRQSGDKAMVLCFVEFVDPKCALTAMEALQGYKFDDKKPDSLPLRIHFAHFPFRLPSDSDQKRSGIRH; translated from the exons ATGGCGGATCCCTACCATAGATACGCTGCTCCGCCGGAACGAG GTAGTGTAGCAAATTCCAATTTTCCTGGTTACTTATCATCCGAAGCACCATCGTTACTATCGAATCACACTTTTGCCCCTACTGATTTGAGAAGCTATTCTTCGGATTTTCGGCTGAGAGAT AAATCGTCGTGGTCTGTGCCGTATGGTGTAGATGATAGTGTGGGTAGTAGAGTTCGTTCTGATTCGGGTGTTGGGGTGACAGCAGGGTCTAGCCTATATGATCCTTTGGAAGATACTTATCGAAACCAGAGACAGGATATTGCG ATGAGGTCAATGACGCCTGGGGTTTATGGTGTAGATGCTGTGAGTGTTAGTGTTCGTGGTGAACCTGGTCTTGCTGTAATAGCGGGGGCTGGTTTTCCATCTCCTTTACAAGCTCAGACTTTACTaaaccaaagacatgccactGGAGTGGGCATTGGCTCGAGTGTTTCTACTGACATTAGTAGAGAAAGGTCTGTGCCTTCAAGGAGTGGTGATGGTCTCCCAGTCCTGAAAGGGGAATCAAACATTTTGTTTGTGGATGGACTTCCCACTGACTGTACCAGAAGAGAAGTAGGCC ATCTATTTCGTCCATTCATTGGCTTTAAAGAAATCAAAGTAGTTCACAAGGAGCCTAGACGT CAGAGTGGAGATAAGGCAATGGTTTTATGCTTTGTGGAGTTTGTGGATCCAAAGTGTGCTTTGACTGCTATGGAAGCTCTACAAG GTTACAAGTTTGATGACAAGAAACCTGATTCCCTTCCATTGAGGATCCACTTTGCACATTTTCCTTTCCGTCTACCATCTGATTCCGATCAGAAACGAAGTGGAATCCGACACTGA